One Phocaeicola dorei genomic region harbors:
- a CDS encoding DUF4270 domain-containing protein — translation MKIKYLCALLLAALIYSCDDSTTGIGTDLIPGGDKIPANTDSYEFTTKSLLADSVYARTSTAYLGRYTDEQFGEFTADFIAQFTCMDNFKFEENITDITGLSLFLQYSTFFGDSLNGMRLQVDTLNKVIAEKDINTFYTSVNPSDYYNKQAKPIALKAYSAVGPSAMDDTYSGTRVITQAVKLPKELGEFMYNKYKEDKNYYKDASAFIKNVLKGIYVQSTHGDGTILYINNITLRLYYDLMLESSSGKKDSLSSRFYDFAATKEVIQANHFKNDNRLNDLVENPNRTYIKSPAGIFTEAIFPIAEIYSEHKNDTLNGVNVSFTRYNEEESKYPMNIPQYVLMVRKQDMFSFFEENKITDNKTSFLSQYSSSNNTYTFTNIAPLITYCIEERKREIIASGGNPNKEEDWKKWESENPDWNKVVLIPVKVESNSNNEVVAISNSLDMESAALKGGTNEKNKLKMQIFYTTF, via the coding sequence ATGAAAATCAAATACTTATGCGCATTGTTGTTGGCAGCACTGATTTATAGTTGCGATGATTCAACAACCGGCATCGGGACCGATCTTATCCCCGGTGGAGATAAGATTCCGGCAAATACAGACAGTTATGAGTTTACCACCAAATCTCTGTTGGCCGACTCCGTTTATGCACGTACCAGTACTGCATATTTAGGACGATATACCGATGAGCAATTTGGAGAATTTACTGCCGATTTTATAGCACAGTTCACCTGTATGGACAACTTCAAATTTGAAGAAAATATAACAGATATCACAGGTCTTAGTCTATTTTTACAATATTCTACTTTTTTCGGTGATTCTTTAAACGGTATGCGTTTACAAGTTGATACGCTAAACAAGGTTATTGCAGAAAAAGACATAAACACTTTTTATACAAGTGTAAATCCTTCGGATTATTATAATAAACAAGCTAAACCTATCGCCTTAAAAGCATATTCTGCCGTTGGTCCTTCTGCAATGGACGACACTTACTCTGGCACTAGGGTAATAACCCAAGCCGTCAAATTACCTAAAGAATTAGGAGAATTCATGTATAACAAGTACAAAGAAGACAAAAATTATTATAAAGACGCTAGTGCTTTTATCAAAAATGTATTAAAAGGTATTTACGTACAATCCACTCATGGAGATGGTACTATTTTGTATATAAACAATATAACGCTTCGCCTATATTATGACCTCATGCTGGAAAGTTCTTCAGGAAAAAAAGATTCCCTATCCTCTAGATTTTATGATTTTGCCGCAACCAAGGAAGTAATACAAGCCAACCACTTTAAGAATGACAACAGACTTAATGACTTAGTTGAAAATCCCAATCGTACTTATATAAAAAGCCCTGCAGGTATTTTCACCGAAGCAATTTTCCCCATTGCAGAAATTTACAGCGAGCACAAAAATGACACTCTAAACGGTGTGAATGTATCATTTACCCGTTATAACGAAGAGGAGTCCAAATATCCAATGAATATACCTCAATATGTATTGATGGTTAGAAAACAGGATATGTTCTCATTTTTTGAGGAAAACAAGATCACTGATAACAAAACATCTTTTTTAAGTCAATATAGCAGTAGTAATAATACATACACTTTTACTAACATTGCCCCTTTAATTACTTATTGTATTGAAGAGCGGAAAAGAGAGATAATAGCATCAGGAGGAAATCCTAATAAAGAGGAAGACTGGAAGAAATGGGAGTCCGAGAATCCAGATTGGAATAAAGTTGTATTAATTCCTGTTAAAGTAGAAAGTAACTCAAACAATGAAGTGGTTGCTATATCCAATAGTTTAGACATGGAAAGTGCGGCACTAAAAGGAGGCACAAACGAAAAAAACAAATTAAAGATGCAAATTTTCTATACAACATTTTAA
- a CDS encoding glycogen/starch synthase — protein MKANKVLFITQEITPYVPESEMANMGRFLPQAIQEKGREIRTFMPKWGNVNERRNQLHEVIRLSGMNLIIDDTDHPLIIKVASIQAARMQVYFIDNDDYFQHRQMVADENGVEYKDNDERAIFYARGVLETVKKLRWCPDIIHCQGWMSAFVPLYIKKAYQDEPSFRDSKVVFSVFEDEFKSNCEGNLTEKLMLKGIEKNDVESIVKSPANYEELCKLAIAYSDGVIQNSEKVNENVMKFARESGVPVLDYQPADTYVDAFNKFYDKVWGFEKK, from the coding sequence ATGAAGGCAAATAAAGTTTTATTTATTACACAAGAGATTACCCCTTACGTTCCCGAATCCGAAATGGCAAACATGGGAAGATTTCTTCCTCAGGCTATTCAGGAAAAAGGCAGAGAAATCAGAACTTTTATGCCAAAATGGGGCAATGTCAATGAGCGCAGAAACCAATTACACGAAGTCATCCGCCTGTCCGGCATGAATTTAATCATAGACGATACGGACCATCCGCTGATTATCAAGGTAGCATCTATCCAAGCTGCACGTATGCAGGTTTACTTCATTGACAATGACGACTATTTCCAGCACCGCCAAATGGTAGCTGACGAAAATGGTGTAGAATACAAAGACAATGACGAACGTGCTATTTTTTATGCACGCGGCGTATTGGAAACGGTAAAGAAATTACGCTGGTGTCCGGACATTATCCATTGTCAAGGGTGGATGAGTGCATTTGTGCCCCTTTATATTAAGAAGGCTTATCAAGATGAGCCGTCATTCAGAGACTCCAAAGTAGTATTTTCGGTGTTTGAGGATGAATTCAAATCGAACTGCGAAGGTAATCTGACTGAAAAACTCATGCTGAAAGGCATTGAAAAGAATGATGTGGAAAGCATCGTCAAATCTCCGGCAAATTACGAGGAACTGTGCAAACTGGCCATTGCCTACTCTGATGGTGTGATACAAAACAGCGAGAAAGTGAATGAGAATGTCATGAAGTTCGCCCGTGAATCGGGTGTGCCTGTGCTCGACTATCAGCCTGCCGATACCTATGTAGATGCTTTCAATAAGTTCTATGACAAAGTATGGGGGTTTGAAAAGAAATAA
- the panC gene encoding pantoate--beta-alanine ligase, with amino-acid sequence MKLVQTIKELQSELDALRSEGKTIGLVPTMGALHAGHASLVKRAVAENDVVVVSDFVNPTQFNDKNDLAKYPRTLDADCELLEKVGAAFVFAPSVEEIYPEPDTRQFSYAPLDTVMEGRFRPGHFNGVCQIVSKLFMIVNPTRAYFGEKDFQQLAIIREMVKQIGFNGLEIVGCPIVREEDGLALSSRNARLSAVEREYALNISQTLFKSCTFAKSHPVAETQKFVEDAIAAAPGLRLEYFEIVDGTTLQKITDWEDTDYAVGCITVFCGEVRLIDNIKYKG; translated from the coding sequence ATGAAGTTAGTTCAAACAATCAAAGAGCTTCAGTCAGAGCTGGATGCCCTGCGCAGTGAGGGAAAGACAATAGGTCTGGTGCCTACAATGGGTGCACTCCATGCCGGACACGCTTCGTTGGTGAAACGTGCTGTTGCAGAAAATGATGTAGTGGTGGTAAGTGATTTTGTAAATCCTACCCAGTTTAACGACAAAAATGACTTGGCAAAATATCCGCGTACATTGGATGCCGATTGTGAATTGTTGGAAAAAGTAGGAGCGGCTTTTGTTTTTGCTCCGTCTGTAGAAGAGATTTATCCTGAGCCTGATACCCGGCAGTTCAGTTATGCGCCGCTGGACACAGTGATGGAAGGCCGTTTCCGTCCAGGACATTTTAATGGAGTATGCCAGATAGTGAGCAAGCTGTTTATGATTGTAAACCCTACCCGTGCTTATTTCGGCGAGAAAGACTTCCAGCAATTGGCTATTATTCGTGAAATGGTGAAACAGATAGGGTTCAACGGACTGGAAATTGTAGGTTGTCCTATTGTGCGTGAGGAAGACGGGCTGGCATTGAGCAGCCGCAATGCACGGCTTTCTGCGGTGGAAAGAGAGTATGCGCTGAATATTTCGCAAACTTTATTTAAAAGTTGTACTTTTGCAAAATCTCATCCGGTCGCTGAGACTCAGAAGTTTGTAGAGGATGCGATTGCTGCCGCTCCGGGTTTGCGTTTGGAATATTTTGAAATAGTAGATGGCACTACGCTTCAGAAAATAACGGATTGGGAAGATACGGATTATGCAGTAGGTTGCATTACGGTATTTTGCGGAGAGGTACGTTTGATAGATAATATAAAATATAAGGGATAG
- the panD gene encoding aspartate 1-decarboxylase codes for MMIEVLKSKLHCVRVTEANLNYMGSITIDEDLMDAANMIAGEKVHIVDNNNGERFETYIIKGERGSGCICLNGAAARKVQVGDIVIIMSYAMMDFEEAKSFKPTVVFPDSAMNKIV; via the coding sequence ATGATGATTGAGGTATTAAAATCGAAACTGCATTGTGTCCGTGTAACGGAAGCCAATTTGAACTACATGGGTAGTATTACGATTGACGAGGACTTGATGGATGCCGCCAACATGATTGCCGGTGAGAAAGTGCACATTGTGGATAATAATAACGGCGAGAGGTTTGAAACTTATATTATTAAGGGTGAGCGCGGTTCGGGATGTATTTGTCTGAATGGGGCTGCTGCCAGGAAGGTACAGGTGGGTGACATTGTAATTATCATGTCATACGCCATGATGGATTTTGAGGAAGCTAAATCGTTCAAGCCGACGGTGGTTTTTCCCGATTCGGCGATGAACAAGATTGTATAA